One genomic window of Lentisphaera araneosa HTCC2155 includes the following:
- a CDS encoding thioredoxin-like domain-containing protein → MNKVLIILAVVCGFMFFSSQSKKKTDSSVSNGGGDKYPISKLYTSVVDKSGKAVANHGLQDRGYVLVYYSASWCPPCRQFTPILDKYYQENKNKQNFEILLVCADRSEKEMLSYMKKMSFNAVDFDKIRSSGLAQFAGRGIPNLTVFDNSGKVLLDGRKMRAMEALEAFKKLPRKSGKVAVR, encoded by the coding sequence ATGAATAAAGTACTTATAATTTTAGCTGTGGTTTGCGGCTTTATGTTTTTTAGTAGTCAATCCAAAAAGAAAACGGATTCATCCGTGTCGAATGGTGGAGGAGATAAGTATCCCATCTCCAAGCTGTACACTAGCGTTGTGGATAAAAGTGGTAAGGCGGTGGCTAATCATGGTTTACAGGATCGTGGTTATGTGCTCGTTTATTATTCAGCCTCTTGGTGTCCGCCTTGTCGTCAGTTCACACCGATTTTAGATAAATATTACCAAGAAAACAAGAACAAACAGAATTTTGAAATCTTGCTCGTTTGCGCGGATCGCTCAGAAAAAGAGATGCTTTCATACATGAAAAAAATGTCTTTTAATGCGGTAGATTTTGACAAAATCAGATCGTCTGGATTAGCTCAATTTGCAGGTAGGGGGATTCCCAATTTAACTGTGTTCGACAATTCGGGAAAAGTGCTTTTAGATGGTCGTAAAATGCGTGCAATGGAAGCTTTGGAAGCCTTTAAGAAGTTACCGCGTAAATCAGGTAAAGTTGCCGTCCGTTAA
- a CDS encoding ATP-dependent helicase, which yields MDLNPQQEKAVQHKTGPLLLLAGAGTGKTHTLCCRVAKLIQSGVPAHKILMLTFTRKAAEEMKQRIDRLMDQDCPVLAGTFHSIAFNDLKNLGILNNLSGIFDDTSQAKFIRKELKKKCFEAISSYSPREFMRFFSLCTNTMEEEIKIIAAHFPSWLSHSELIHKLKANYCQHKNKLKAYDYDDILCTWSKALEGPNLSLAQQCEYILVDEYQDTSKLQIDILKKLCKQHDNIMAVGDDCQSIYSFRGALPEQISQFSLDFTGAQSLTLEENYRSTQQILDFANKSMLMAKGVIQKKLRSGLDSQGQDPDILFSSYHKTSEKEICKDVYLKRSQGIKFDQQAILYRSTLHCLRLEMELTRQGIPYKKFGSKKITDKSHIKKFAAALSFVFSSEVHQLALNQCLEIIPGLGPKTVEKILLEISNGKQLKDIKLPTKSHDAVHELISFQKMAINKNNLEELIDFTTPLIFNLKEDNRKKLKDIYTISEELRKAQNWDDFYTDIILNMEVDHTDHDELLTLSTIHSAKGKEWQSVHILAVNEGAIPLQSSQNIEEERRLLYVAITRAKKQLKLYVENSKELRESSRFLENLVTLKQSTHKTKHTQNTIVIEPKSNNDFQELTYVSEDRPGTALAQSDMDELTYIPFYD from the coding sequence ATGGATTTAAATCCCCAACAAGAAAAAGCCGTTCAACACAAAACGGGCCCACTGCTCTTATTAGCTGGAGCAGGAACAGGAAAAACCCACACCCTATGCTGCCGTGTTGCCAAACTAATTCAGTCTGGAGTTCCCGCCCATAAAATCCTCATGCTTACCTTCACTCGCAAAGCGGCTGAAGAAATGAAACAGCGCATCGACCGGCTTATGGATCAAGATTGCCCTGTACTGGCAGGCACTTTTCATTCTATTGCTTTCAATGATTTAAAGAACCTCGGCATACTCAACAATTTATCGGGAATCTTTGACGATACATCACAAGCCAAATTCATTCGCAAAGAACTAAAAAAGAAATGTTTCGAGGCTATCAGCTCATACTCACCACGCGAGTTTATGCGATTCTTCTCCCTCTGTACAAATACCATGGAAGAAGAAATTAAAATTATCGCTGCCCACTTCCCGTCTTGGCTCAGTCACTCAGAACTCATACATAAACTCAAGGCCAATTACTGCCAACACAAAAACAAACTCAAAGCCTACGATTACGACGATATCCTTTGTACTTGGTCCAAAGCCCTTGAAGGGCCAAACCTCAGCTTAGCTCAACAGTGCGAATACATTTTGGTTGACGAGTACCAAGACACCTCCAAACTGCAAATCGACATCCTCAAAAAACTCTGCAAGCAACACGACAACATCATGGCCGTCGGCGACGACTGCCAAAGCATCTACTCCTTTCGCGGTGCTCTACCTGAACAAATATCGCAATTCAGCCTAGACTTCACTGGAGCCCAATCCCTGACTCTAGAAGAAAACTATCGCAGCACGCAACAAATTCTCGATTTCGCCAACAAATCCATGCTTATGGCAAAAGGCGTCATCCAAAAGAAACTCCGTTCCGGACTCGATAGCCAAGGACAAGACCCCGACATTCTTTTCAGTTCCTATCACAAAACGAGTGAAAAAGAAATTTGCAAAGATGTTTATCTCAAACGTTCACAAGGCATAAAATTTGATCAACAGGCCATCCTCTATCGCTCAACTCTGCACTGCCTAAGACTCGAAATGGAACTCACCCGACAGGGTATACCCTACAAAAAATTTGGCAGTAAAAAAATTACTGACAAAAGCCACATCAAAAAATTTGCCGCTGCACTTTCCTTCGTTTTCAGCTCAGAAGTCCATCAATTAGCTCTTAACCAATGCCTCGAAATCATACCAGGCCTAGGCCCAAAAACAGTCGAAAAAATCCTCCTAGAAATCTCCAATGGAAAACAACTGAAAGATATTAAACTTCCAACAAAATCTCATGATGCAGTACATGAGTTAATAAGCTTTCAAAAAATGGCTATTAACAAAAACAACCTTGAAGAATTGATCGACTTCACCACTCCACTGATCTTCAACCTCAAGGAAGATAACCGCAAAAAACTCAAAGACATCTACACCATATCGGAAGAATTGCGTAAAGCGCAAAATTGGGATGACTTCTATACCGACATCATCCTCAATATGGAAGTCGATCACACAGATCACGACGAACTCCTCACTCTCTCTACTATTCACTCAGCAAAAGGCAAGGAATGGCAAAGCGTTCATATCCTGGCCGTAAACGAAGGTGCCATACCACTCCAAAGTTCGCAGAATATTGAAGAGGAAAGACGCCTACTCTACGTCGCTATAACCCGAGCAAAAAAACAACTCAAACTCTACGTAGAAAACTCAAAAGAACTTCGTGAAAGCTCTCGATTCCTTGAAAACCTAGTGACACTCAAGCAAAGCACACACAAAACAAAGCACACACAAAACACTATTGTTATCGAACCTAAATCAAACAATGACTTCCAAGAACTTACTTACGTCAGTGAAGATCGTCCTGGCACTGCTTTAGCACAGTCTGATATGGACGAATTGACCTACATTCCTTTTTATGACTAA
- the gltB gene encoding glutamate synthase large subunit, which produces MDKKQLGFNTQDLGLYSPSMEKDNCGAGFICDLNGRKSNKIIHNALEILVRLTHRGAVSADGKTGDGAGILMKIPHDFFVKDCRKNEIFLPEEGRYAVGMVFLPQDNEQRRKCMGAFKRSVTEEGLNLLGWREVPVNTDALGRIAKETEPKVMQVFVGRGEEELSEEEFGIRLYISRKAVENEIRESDMCEKNFFYIPSFSTTTIIYKGLIKPEDMSEYYPDLVNEEFVTNLALVHQRFSTNTFPTWDLAQPFRYMCHNGEINTLRGNVNRMRARQELFESELFGDRVEKIKPVVIEGRSDSASLDNAVELMVNTGRSLPEVMMTLVPEAWEKHQDMSDEKKAFYEYASCIMEPWDGPASIPFTDGHCIGAILDRNGLRPSRYTVTKDGLVIMSSEIGVVDVDPANVEYHGRLEPGRMFLVDMEEGRIVDDAEIKNRVVKSQPYGDWVKDNLIHFGQIPAVEFENKVEETSLTDRKKIFGYSLEDEKIILSAMGETGKEAIGSMGTDTPLAVLSDKPRLIFDYFKQLFAQVTNPPLDGIREEVVTSLKLTIGSAHNVFEQGGLHCKKLSVETPFLTNGELEKLRSLDQEDLRAVTIPILFKANTGVNGLDQALNEIILKAINAVDAGKTLIILSDRGVNKKNAAIPVLLAASFIHHALTKFGRRSRCGIIVETAEAREIHHFATLFGYGVSAINPYMAYEVLDEMIDKGMLTVDHDKAVANYIKAAGTGLVKVMTKIGISTLHSYRGAQIFEILGLKKDFVDRFFTHTATRIEGADLSEIHKDTVKRHKQAFPTEETAGKIEVNVGGDYQWRRNGERHMFNPHTVSRLQLAVRDNLPQSYEQFAKMINDQSERLMTIRGLMVFRDQNPIPLEEVEPWTEIVKRFKTGAMSYGSISSEAHENLAIAMNRIGGKSNSGEGGENPARFEKDENGDWRRSAIKQVASGRFGVTSHYLTNADEIQIKMAQGAKPGEGGQLPGEKVFPWIAECRNSTPYVGLISPPPHHDIYSIEDLAQLIYDLKNANRTARVNVKLVSEVGVGTIAAGVAKAKADVILVSGFDGGTGASPLTSLKHCGLPWELGIAEAQQTLVMNDLRNRIVLECDGQLKTGRDVAIAALLGAEEFGFATAPLVASGCIMMRVCHLNTCPVGIATQDPELRKRFKGKPEHVVNYMRFVAEELRQIMAELGFRTISEMVGQSEKLEMRKAIDHYKAQGLDYSKILYKPEVAEGTKLFNTEVQDHELDEVIDFTLLEKTKAAIEKQEKVSFEINTCNTDRSVGAILSNEISKIYGKEGLPEDTIDMTFHGSAGQSFGAFSTKGLTMRVEGETNDYLGKGLSGAKLIIKPAKTATYVAKDNIITGNVTLYGAVTGEAYINGIAGERFCVRNSGAKAVVEGVGDHGCEYMTGGVAVILGETGRNFAAGMSGGVAYVLDPTNKFKELNCNMEMIGFEKVEVEADVTELKQLITNHFNYTNSPVAEDILNNWDAKVGQFVKVMPHDYKRALERIAREQEEAAQV; this is translated from the coding sequence ATGGACAAAAAACAACTTGGTTTTAATACTCAAGACCTCGGTTTGTACTCTCCTAGCATGGAGAAGGACAACTGTGGTGCCGGTTTTATTTGCGACCTGAATGGCCGTAAATCCAACAAAATTATTCACAATGCTTTAGAGATCTTAGTACGCCTCACTCACCGTGGTGCCGTAAGTGCCGATGGTAAAACAGGTGACGGTGCTGGTATCTTAATGAAGATTCCACATGACTTCTTCGTAAAAGATTGTCGTAAAAACGAAATTTTCCTTCCTGAAGAAGGTCGCTATGCTGTTGGTATGGTCTTCCTTCCACAGGATAATGAGCAAAGACGCAAATGCATGGGCGCTTTCAAACGCTCTGTAACTGAAGAAGGCCTCAATCTCCTCGGCTGGCGTGAAGTTCCAGTTAACACGGACGCACTCGGTAGAATTGCTAAAGAAACTGAACCCAAGGTTATGCAAGTATTTGTTGGCCGTGGCGAAGAAGAGCTTAGCGAAGAAGAATTCGGCATCCGCCTCTACATCTCGCGCAAAGCTGTTGAGAACGAAATCCGCGAATCGGATATGTGTGAGAAAAACTTCTTCTACATCCCATCTTTCTCTACAACTACTATTATCTATAAAGGCCTCATTAAACCTGAAGATATGTCTGAGTACTACCCTGACTTAGTTAACGAAGAATTCGTGACTAATTTAGCCTTAGTTCACCAGCGTTTCTCTACAAACACTTTCCCAACTTGGGACCTCGCTCAGCCTTTCCGCTACATGTGCCACAATGGTGAGATTAATACTCTCCGTGGTAACGTCAACCGTATGCGTGCTCGTCAAGAACTTTTCGAGAGCGAACTCTTTGGTGATCGCGTTGAAAAAATCAAGCCAGTTGTCATTGAAGGTCGTTCTGACTCAGCTTCACTCGATAACGCAGTAGAACTCATGGTCAACACAGGCCGCTCACTTCCAGAAGTGATGATGACTCTCGTTCCCGAAGCTTGGGAAAAACACCAAGACATGTCCGATGAGAAAAAAGCCTTCTACGAATATGCTTCTTGCATCATGGAACCATGGGATGGTCCTGCTTCAATTCCTTTCACAGATGGTCACTGCATTGGTGCTATCCTCGACCGTAACGGCCTCCGCCCTTCACGTTACACAGTAACTAAAGATGGTCTCGTTATCATGTCTTCAGAGATCGGTGTTGTCGATGTGGATCCTGCTAATGTTGAATACCACGGCCGCCTCGAGCCAGGACGTATGTTCCTCGTAGACATGGAAGAAGGTCGCATTGTCGATGACGCAGAAATCAAAAACCGCGTTGTTAAGTCTCAGCCTTATGGTGACTGGGTTAAAGACAACCTCATTCACTTTGGTCAAATCCCAGCAGTTGAATTCGAAAACAAAGTGGAAGAAACTTCTCTCACGGATCGTAAGAAAATTTTCGGCTACAGCCTAGAAGACGAAAAAATCATCCTCTCTGCCATGGGCGAGACGGGCAAAGAAGCGATCGGCTCAATGGGTACAGATACCCCTTTAGCTGTCCTCTCTGACAAGCCGCGTCTAATCTTTGATTACTTCAAACAACTTTTTGCTCAGGTCACTAACCCGCCACTCGATGGTATTCGTGAAGAAGTCGTTACTTCTCTCAAACTTACGATTGGTTCAGCTCACAACGTATTCGAGCAAGGTGGCCTCCACTGCAAAAAGCTTTCTGTTGAAACTCCTTTCTTAACGAATGGCGAATTAGAAAAACTTCGCTCACTCGATCAAGAAGATTTACGTGCCGTTACGATTCCAATTCTTTTCAAAGCTAATACCGGTGTCAATGGATTAGATCAAGCACTCAACGAAATCATTCTTAAAGCGATTAATGCTGTTGATGCAGGTAAAACACTCATCATCCTTTCAGATCGCGGTGTCAATAAAAAGAATGCAGCTATCCCAGTTCTTCTTGCAGCTTCTTTCATTCACCACGCTCTCACAAAATTTGGACGTCGCTCTAGATGCGGCATCATTGTCGAAACTGCTGAAGCGCGTGAGATTCACCACTTCGCTACCCTCTTCGGTTATGGCGTAAGTGCCATCAACCCTTACATGGCTTACGAAGTTCTCGACGAAATGATCGACAAAGGTATGCTCACTGTAGATCACGACAAAGCCGTGGCTAACTACATCAAAGCTGCTGGTACTGGTCTCGTAAAAGTGATGACGAAAATTGGTATCTCTACCCTTCACTCTTACCGCGGTGCACAAATTTTCGAAATCCTCGGTCTCAAAAAAGATTTTGTTGATCGTTTCTTCACTCACACAGCGACTCGTATTGAGGGTGCTGATTTGAGTGAAATCCATAAAGATACTGTAAAACGCCACAAACAAGCTTTCCCAACTGAGGAAACTGCAGGTAAAATCGAAGTCAACGTCGGTGGTGATTATCAGTGGCGCCGTAATGGTGAACGTCACATGTTCAACCCGCACACAGTCTCTCGCCTTCAGTTAGCTGTACGCGACAATCTTCCACAATCTTATGAGCAATTCGCCAAAATGATCAACGATCAATCTGAGCGTCTCATGACAATTCGTGGCCTCATGGTATTCAGAGATCAAAATCCAATCCCACTTGAAGAAGTTGAGCCTTGGACTGAAATCGTTAAACGTTTCAAAACAGGTGCGATGTCTTACGGTTCGATCTCTTCTGAAGCTCACGAGAACCTCGCAATTGCCATGAACCGCATCGGCGGCAAGTCAAACTCAGGTGAAGGCGGAGAAAATCCAGCTCGTTTCGAAAAAGACGAAAATGGCGACTGGCGTCGTTCGGCTATTAAGCAGGTTGCTTCTGGCCGTTTCGGTGTAACTTCTCACTACCTCACAAATGCTGATGAGATTCAGATTAAAATGGCTCAGGGCGCTAAGCCTGGTGAAGGTGGTCAACTTCCTGGTGAAAAAGTTTTCCCATGGATTGCTGAATGCCGTAACTCAACTCCTTACGTAGGTCTTATTTCTCCTCCTCCTCACCACGATATCTACTCGATTGAGGACTTGGCTCAACTTATCTACGACCTCAAAAATGCTAACCGCACAGCTCGCGTCAACGTTAAGCTCGTATCTGAAGTTGGCGTAGGTACAATTGCTGCTGGTGTTGCCAAAGCAAAAGCTGACGTCATCCTCGTTTCAGGTTTCGATGGCGGTACGGGTGCATCTCCACTTACTTCACTCAAACACTGTGGTCTTCCTTGGGAACTCGGTATTGCTGAAGCTCAACAAACACTCGTTATGAATGACCTCCGTAACCGAATCGTACTCGAATGCGATGGTCAGCTCAAAACAGGTCGCGACGTTGCGATTGCCGCACTTCTCGGTGCAGAAGAGTTTGGTTTTGCTACGGCTCCACTCGTTGCTTCTGGCTGTATCATGATGCGTGTTTGTCATCTCAATACTTGCCCAGTAGGTATTGCAACTCAGGATCCCGAATTGCGTAAGCGTTTCAAAGGTAAACCTGAGCACGTTGTCAACTACATGCGTTTTGTTGCTGAAGAACTCCGTCAAATCATGGCTGAGCTCGGTTTCCGCACTATTTCTGAAATGGTCGGTCAATCAGAGAAACTCGAAATGCGTAAAGCTATCGATCACTACAAGGCTCAAGGCCTTGACTACAGCAAGATTCTCTATAAACCAGAAGTTGCTGAAGGAACTAAACTCTTCAATACTGAAGTACAAGATCACGAACTCGACGAAGTGATTGACTTCACTCTTTTAGAGAAAACCAAAGCGGCGATTGAGAAGCAAGAAAAAGTAAGTTTCGAGATTAATACTTGCAACACTGACCGTTCTGTAGGTGCCATCCTTTCAAATGAAATCTCAAAAATCTACGGTAAAGAAGGTCTCCCTGAAGATACCATCGATATGACTTTTCACGGTTCTGCGGGACAATCATTCGGTGCTTTCTCAACAAAAGGTCTCACCATGAGAGTTGAAGGTGAAACAAACGATTACCTCGGTAAAGGTTTATCAGGTGCTAAACTCATTATTAAGCCCGCTAAGACAGCAACTTACGTTGCTAAAGATAACATCATCACGGGTAACGTAACTCTCTACGGTGCGGTAACTGGTGAAGCATACATCAACGGTATTGCTGGTGAACGTTTCTGCGTTCGTAACTCTGGCGCAAAAGCCGTCGTTGAAGGCGTTGGTGACCACGGTTGTGAATACATGACTGGTGGCGTTGCCGTTATCCTCGGTGAAACTGGACGTAACTTCGCAGCTGGTATGAGTGGCGGTGTAGCTTACGTACTCGACCCCACTAACAAGTTCAAAGAACTCAACTGCAACATGGAAATGATTGGTTTCGAAAAAGTCGAAGTCGAAGCAGACGTAACTGAACTTAAACAATTAATTACAAATCACTTCAACTACACAAATAGTCCCGTAGCCGAAGACATCCTCAATAACTGGGATGCTAAAGTCGGACAATTTGTTAAAGTGATGCCTCACGATTACAAACGCGCACTCGAACGAATTGCTCGTGAACAAGAAGAAGCGGCGCAGGTATAG